One genomic region from Bacillus sp. SLBN-46 encodes:
- a CDS encoding alpha/beta fold hydrolase — MTSKYPILEGAEPFYFEGSNVGILVSHGFTGSTQSMRPLGEAYAKAGYTVCGPRLIGHGTHYEEMEQTTYQDWVSSIEEGFLWLKERCDTIFVTGLSMGGTLTLYMAEKYPEIRAIIPINAAVDIPEMAPVRQLEGVRFLDAIGSDIKKADVKELAYEKTPVQSIKEILTFMEQVKADLHKITCPALIFVSEEDHVVPPNNSQIIYEAISSSVKELHLMKESYHVATLDNDQQVIIEKTLHFIEKFSEK, encoded by the coding sequence ATGACCAGCAAATATCCAATATTAGAAGGTGCAGAACCGTTTTATTTTGAGGGAAGCAATGTTGGAATTTTAGTATCACATGGATTTACAGGTAGCACCCAAAGTATGCGGCCACTAGGAGAGGCATACGCGAAAGCGGGCTACACGGTATGTGGACCGCGACTCATAGGTCATGGAACACACTATGAAGAAATGGAACAAACCACCTATCAGGATTGGGTTTCTTCTATTGAAGAAGGATTCCTATGGTTAAAAGAACGCTGCGATACGATTTTTGTCACTGGTCTTTCGATGGGGGGCACATTGACTCTTTATATGGCTGAAAAGTATCCTGAGATTCGAGCGATTATCCCAATTAACGCCGCTGTGGATATTCCAGAAATGGCTCCTGTCCGACAGTTAGAAGGGGTAAGGTTTTTAGATGCAATTGGGTCTGATATTAAAAAAGCAGATGTGAAGGAATTAGCGTATGAAAAGACCCCTGTTCAATCGATTAAGGAAATCCTCACTTTTATGGAACAGGTAAAAGCAGACCTTCATAAAATTACCTGTCCGGCATTGATTTTTGTATCGGAAGAGGATCATGTCGTGCCACCTAATAATTCACAAATCATTTATGAAGCTATTAGTTCTTCGGTAAAAGAGCTTCATCTTATGAAGGAGAGTTATCATGTGGCAACGCTTGATAATGACCAACAAGTAATCATTGAGAAAACATTACATTTCATTGAAAAATTCAGTGAAAAGTAG